The following are encoded in a window of Nostoc sp. UHCC 0302 genomic DNA:
- a CDS encoding DEAD/DEAH box helicase translates to MTNLTTDTTKLQIQLSKKYFALPLFAQKIIQLFSVIYAPIDKNSFLSCLSKTRALDENNKPFNTKTISQQIDKLLAAGLLIKENRQGHECHPLLTEIATRHAVQTGQLEILVTAVEEKLPIRTHWQNESRMFQNLRQCIREIRIGLYRQDHSFINRQIEDYQKYGYGEEKLAIENISEQICNNPFDTDWFNTLPQGLYESCISSILLNSALKLSASEDAFTLLEEECSTHGKHCSDYLHLILTEQLLLRGCTQEAQQSLERISDEYQNNVAAFWGWLSFLRGENEQAIIYYTDALKALRKAKGKRQVYFNTINGLFFILALLKDGSVERLREAEEYASLISRQSDHWLTFIYDRLKMVLQVHQGNIAQKELVVSAYIASVEENNSLQTLFCSLCLYWMDSDSAKKRLPNLLKPLYRRSLASGYHWLAMETAELLSRLEASSNYKKQAEALREDSGIQTIVDLIRPQEAWEMCLNALANLQKEPQISGKAESELRLAWFITFYPSKCDLQPREQKMNAKGEWSKGRPIALKRLSNGLSEFKYLTPQDMRVCSCIETYNDGSYYGKVEYTFNEKAISALIGHPLVFWEDTHNIRVEIVKGEPELLVKKGKQERLTLEFSPKLTESQNILNIKETPTRIKVIEITPEHRRITEILGKENKLNVPATAHKQVLAAINAVSGIVTVHSDIGGGLEGAEEVPAQTLPHIHLLPANTGLKVTILSRPFVQGGTYYRPGTGGETVIAEIDGKRLQTKRNLSEERQLAKAAVAACPTLMRTEEQDGEWAIEDPEDCLELLLELQALGSKVVMAWPEGEKLRIGHNADLKDFNLSIQRQQDWFAATGELKLNNDLVLDMQQLLELLEKTPSRFIPLGDGQFLALTQAFRKRLDELRMFSEKHSKGIRFHPLATLGLEDFVDEVGKVKADKHWKAHIQRLKEVQNLKPELPSTLQAELRDYQIDGFCWLARLAHWGVGACLADQMGLGKTVQALAVILRNAHEGPTLIIAPTSVCMNWVSETQKFAPTLNIIQFAGVNRQKLLDELQPLDMLICSYGLLQQEEVAQMLSLVQWQTIVLDEAQAIKNMTTKRSQAAMNLKSNFKLITTGTPIENHLGELWNLFRFTNPGLLGSFESFNQRFAIPIEKFQDKQARNKLKKLIQPFLLRRTKNQVLEELPSRTEILLHVELSREEMAFYEALRRQAISKLTESDAEAGKKHLQVLAEIMKLRRACCNPSLVMPDTELPSSKLQLFGEVLGELLENRHKALVFSQFVDHLHIIKNYLEEQGISYQYLDGSTSVAERKKRVDAFQSGSGDVFLISLKAGGTGLNLTAADYVIHTDPWWNPAVEDQASDRAHRIGQQRPVTIYRLVAKNTIEEKIVELHHHKRDLADSLLEGADMSGKISTEVLLQLISEG, encoded by the coding sequence ATGACTAATTTGACAACTGATACTACAAAACTACAAATACAACTCTCTAAAAAATACTTCGCTCTACCCTTATTTGCACAGAAGATTATTCAGTTGTTCTCGGTGATTTACGCACCGATAGACAAAAATTCATTCTTAAGTTGTCTCAGTAAAACTAGAGCCTTAGATGAAAACAATAAACCTTTTAACACTAAAACCATCAGTCAACAAATTGATAAATTGTTAGCAGCAGGTCTGCTAATTAAAGAAAACAGGCAAGGTCATGAATGCCATCCGTTACTTACAGAAATTGCAACTCGTCATGCTGTACAGACTGGGCAGTTAGAAATACTAGTCACAGCAGTGGAGGAAAAGCTACCCATACGCACTCACTGGCAAAACGAATCTCGAATGTTTCAAAACCTCCGCCAGTGTATCAGAGAAATCCGTATAGGTCTTTACCGCCAAGACCATAGTTTTATTAATAGGCAAATTGAAGATTACCAGAAGTACGGTTATGGTGAAGAAAAATTAGCAATAGAAAATATTTCTGAGCAGATATGTAATAACCCATTTGATACAGATTGGTTTAACACCCTACCACAAGGATTATATGAAAGTTGCATATCCAGCATCCTTCTCAATTCGGCATTAAAATTGTCTGCGTCTGAAGATGCATTTACGCTGCTGGAAGAAGAATGCTCTACACATGGAAAACATTGCTCAGATTATTTACACTTGATTTTGACAGAACAACTGCTGCTACGAGGTTGTACCCAAGAAGCACAGCAGAGTTTGGAGCGTATATCTGATGAATATCAAAATAATGTCGCCGCCTTTTGGGGCTGGTTGAGTTTTCTACGAGGTGAGAACGAGCAAGCAATCATTTATTATACAGATGCCCTCAAAGCACTAAGAAAAGCCAAGGGTAAACGCCAAGTATATTTTAATACAATTAACGGTTTATTTTTTATTTTAGCGCTGTTAAAAGATGGTTCAGTAGAACGTCTCCGGGAGGCAGAAGAATACGCCAGTCTGATTTCCCGCCAATCAGATCATTGGCTAACATTTATTTACGACAGGCTGAAAATGGTACTGCAAGTCCATCAGGGTAATATTGCCCAAAAAGAGCTTGTAGTAAGTGCTTATATTGCTTCGGTAGAAGAAAATAATAGTTTACAAACACTGTTTTGCTCGCTATGCCTTTACTGGATGGATTCTGACAGTGCTAAAAAACGCTTACCTAATTTATTAAAGCCTTTATATCGGCGATCGCTTGCTTCTGGTTATCATTGGCTAGCAATGGAAACAGCAGAACTCCTATCTCGGCTCGAAGCAAGTAGTAACTATAAAAAACAAGCAGAGGCACTGCGAGAAGATAGCGGCATCCAAACGATAGTAGACCTAATTCGACCCCAGGAAGCTTGGGAAATGTGCCTAAATGCCTTAGCAAATCTTCAGAAAGAACCACAAATATCTGGAAAAGCAGAGTCAGAACTACGTTTAGCATGGTTCATTACCTTCTATCCCAGCAAATGCGACTTGCAACCACGAGAACAAAAAATGAATGCCAAGGGGGAGTGGAGTAAAGGTCGCCCTATAGCTCTTAAGCGCCTGAGTAATGGACTAAGTGAGTTTAAGTATCTCACACCCCAGGATATGCGGGTATGTAGTTGTATTGAGACATATAATGATGGCTCTTATTACGGGAAAGTTGAGTACACCTTCAATGAAAAAGCCATCTCTGCCTTAATTGGACACCCGTTAGTTTTTTGGGAAGATACGCACAATATCCGTGTAGAGATCGTCAAAGGAGAACCAGAACTACTGGTTAAAAAGGGAAAACAAGAGCGGCTTACCTTAGAATTTTCTCCCAAGTTAACAGAATCACAGAATATTTTAAATATCAAAGAAACTCCAACTCGCATCAAAGTTATTGAAATTACTCCTGAACACCGACGCATTACAGAGATTCTTGGCAAGGAAAATAAGTTAAACGTTCCTGCCACTGCCCATAAGCAAGTTTTGGCAGCCATTAATGCTGTCTCTGGCATTGTTACTGTCCATTCTGATATTGGTGGTGGATTAGAAGGAGCAGAAGAAGTACCTGCCCAGACTTTACCCCATATTCACCTCTTACCCGCCAACACCGGATTGAAAGTCACCATTTTGTCACGCCCATTTGTCCAAGGTGGTACCTACTACCGTCCTGGTACAGGTGGTGAAACTGTAATTGCCGAGATTGACGGTAAACGTCTGCAAACTAAACGCAATCTATCTGAAGAGAGGCAACTTGCTAAAGCAGCTGTAGCAGCCTGCCCCACTTTGATGCGAACTGAAGAACAAGATGGTGAATGGGCAATAGAAGATCCAGAGGACTGTTTAGAATTGCTTCTAGAATTGCAAGCGCTGGGAAGCAAAGTCGTCATGGCATGGCCAGAAGGAGAAAAACTGCGTATAGGCCACAATGCAGACCTAAAAGACTTTAATTTATCAATTCAACGTCAGCAGGACTGGTTTGCAGCTACTGGTGAGTTGAAATTGAATAATGACCTAGTACTGGATATGCAGCAACTACTAGAACTATTGGAGAAAACCCCTAGCCGATTTATTCCCCTTGGCGATGGTCAATTTCTGGCTTTAACTCAAGCTTTCCGAAAACGCCTAGATGAATTGCGGATGTTTTCGGAAAAACATAGTAAAGGTATCCGTTTCCACCCCTTGGCCACATTAGGGTTAGAAGATTTTGTAGACGAAGTAGGTAAGGTAAAAGCAGATAAACACTGGAAGGCACATATCCAGCGGCTCAAGGAAGTGCAGAATCTAAAACCAGAACTCCCATCTACGCTTCAAGCGGAACTACGTGACTATCAGATAGATGGCTTCTGTTGGCTGGCGCGTTTAGCACATTGGGGTGTGGGAGCTTGTTTGGCAGACCAAATGGGATTGGGCAAGACCGTGCAGGCATTGGCTGTCATCCTCAGAAATGCCCATGAGGGGCCAACTCTAATTATTGCCCCGACTTCTGTATGCATGAATTGGGTGAGTGAAACGCAGAAGTTTGCCCCAACACTAAATATTATTCAATTTGCTGGTGTTAACCGTCAAAAATTACTGGATGAGTTGCAACCCCTGGATATGTTGATATGTAGCTACGGGTTATTACAACAAGAAGAGGTAGCCCAAATGCTTTCTCTGGTACAATGGCAAACGATTGTGCTGGATGAGGCCCAGGCTATCAAAAATATGACTACTAAACGTTCCCAGGCAGCTATGAACTTGAAATCTAACTTCAAGCTGATTACTACTGGGACTCCAATTGAAAATCACCTCGGTGAATTGTGGAATTTGTTCCGTTTTACTAATCCTGGGTTATTAGGTTCTTTTGAAAGTTTTAATCAACGCTTTGCTATCCCTATTGAAAAGTTTCAGGACAAACAAGCACGTAATAAACTTAAAAAACTTATTCAACCATTTTTGCTGCGGCGCACAAAAAATCAGGTCTTAGAAGAGTTACCTTCACGTACCGAAATTCTGCTTCATGTGGAGTTAAGCCGGGAGGAAATGGCATTCTATGAAGCATTACGGCGTCAAGCAATATCTAAACTTACCGAAAGTGATGCAGAGGCAGGAAAGAAACATTTGCAAGTTTTGGCTGAGATTATGAAACTACGTCGGGCTTGCTGTAATCCTAGTTTAGTTATGCCTGACACTGAGTTACCAAGTTCCAAGTTGCAACTTTTTGGTGAGGTGCTGGGTGAACTTCTGGAAAATCGCCATAAGGCGTTGGTCTTTAGCCAGTTTGTTGACCATTTGCACATTATCAAAAATTATCTGGAGGAGCAAGGTATTAGTTATCAGTATCTAGATGGCAGCACTTCAGTAGCAGAGCGCAAAAAACGGGTAGATGCTTTCCAATCTGGCTCTGGGGATGTATTTCTTATTAGCCTCAAGGCGGGGGGGACAGGACTTAATCTAACTGCGGCTGATTATGTCATTCATACAGACCCTTGGTGGAATCCCGCAGTGGAAGATCAAGCCTCAGACCGCGCTCATCGCATTGGCCAACAACGCCCTGTAACCATTTATCGTCTAGTAGCAAAGAATACTATTGAAGAAAAGATTGTGGAATTGCATCACCACAAGCGAGATTTGGCAGACAGCCTATTGGAAGGTGCTGATATGAGTGGCAAGATATCAACAGAAGTTTTATTACAGTTGATTAGTGAAGGATAA
- a CDS encoding transposase family protein, translated as MILDYIQKYPLRTKQILGISYEQLQSLLNCALKRNRYIKAKQESHKIRINAAGGGRPEKLSTEEQVCLCLFYLRQMPTFQVLGMLFGVSKTEANDTFHDWIPILRDILPASLLEQVSNNESDLLFVQEVLTNFRLLVDSLEQPIYRDSDQKEQQKYFSGKKRQHTLKSLIIGIPEGKDIVEVEVGVPGPTADIKLFRQSQNKFDKSQPFSGDKGFQGGENITTPHKKKPKRELTQQQKDENKALSSNRIFIEHLIRLLKIFRIASQRFRLKLETYEQIILTVCGLVRLRIGSLVLPT; from the coding sequence ATGATTTTAGATTATATACAAAAGTATCCACTACGAACAAAACAGATTTTAGGGATTAGTTACGAACAATTGCAATCACTGCTAAATTGCGCCTTAAAACGAAATCGATACATCAAAGCTAAACAAGAGAGTCATAAAATTAGAATTAATGCGGCTGGTGGTGGTCGTCCCGAAAAGTTATCAACCGAAGAACAAGTATGTTTATGTCTATTTTATCTAAGACAGATGCCAACATTCCAAGTATTAGGAATGCTATTTGGTGTTTCCAAAACCGAAGCTAATGATACATTTCACGACTGGATACCAATTCTTCGTGATATATTACCTGCTAGTTTATTAGAACAAGTATCAAATAATGAAAGTGATTTACTATTTGTTCAAGAAGTATTAACAAATTTTAGGCTATTAGTCGATAGCTTAGAACAGCCAATATATAGGGATTCTGACCAAAAAGAGCAACAGAAATATTTTTCTGGAAAGAAGAGACAACATACATTAAAAAGTCTGATAATTGGCATACCAGAAGGCAAAGATATTGTAGAGGTAGAAGTAGGTGTTCCTGGGCCAACAGCAGATATAAAATTGTTTCGTCAATCTCAAAATAAATTTGATAAATCTCAACCCTTTTCAGGTGATAAAGGCTTTCAAGGAGGTGAGAATATCACTACTCCTCATAAAAAGAAACCAAAACGAGAATTAACTCAACAGCAAAAAGATGAAAATAAGGCTTTATCTAGTAATCGGATATTCATTGAACATTTGATTCGATTACTTAAAATATTCCGCATAGCCTCACAAAGATTTCGCTTAAAGCTTGAGACGTATGAGCAGATTATTTTAACAGTTTGCGGATTAGTTAGGTTAAGAATTGGTAGCTTAGTTCTGCCAACTTAG
- a CDS encoding ParB/RepB/Spo0J family partition protein, whose protein sequence is MSTSKKEKPYTSNLKGVAALLGEGFVQTEAQDSSPYNIAINLIKLPSSQPRRYFDSEKLRQLALSIQEHGILEPLLVRPQGQEYELVAGERRLRAAKMGGLEKVPVIVKELNDQEALQISLIENLAREDLNSVEETEGILQFISLRLEQNTQDIISLLYRMQNEAKGKVTQNVLGSKESITIQSVFNTLGTISWESFVSSRLPLLKLPQDVLDVLRLGKIEYTKATAIARVKNDLERKALMEAAITENLSLVQINERIKSFRTSDSQPTSLKERYKQVSTRLQKAPVWENPKKQKALEKLLVQIELLLNENSSE, encoded by the coding sequence GTGAGTACCAGTAAAAAAGAAAAACCTTATACTAGCAATTTAAAAGGTGTGGCTGCGCTTCTTGGTGAAGGCTTTGTTCAAACTGAAGCTCAGGATAGTTCACCATATAATATTGCTATCAATTTAATTAAGCTACCTTCATCTCAGCCTCGGCGCTATTTCGATAGTGAAAAACTTAGACAGCTTGCACTATCAATTCAAGAACACGGTATTCTTGAGCCGCTTCTTGTTCGTCCACAAGGTCAAGAATATGAACTAGTTGCTGGAGAGCGCCGCTTACGTGCAGCAAAAATGGGTGGACTAGAAAAAGTACCCGTTATTGTTAAGGAACTTAACGATCAAGAAGCTTTACAAATATCGCTTATTGAAAATTTAGCAAGAGAAGACCTAAATTCTGTAGAAGAAACTGAAGGTATACTTCAATTTATCAGCTTGCGTTTAGAACAAAATACTCAGGATATAATTTCGTTACTCTACCGGATGCAAAATGAAGCTAAAGGTAAAGTTACCCAAAACGTTTTGGGTAGCAAAGAATCAATTACTATTCAATCTGTTTTTAATACGTTAGGAACAATTTCATGGGAATCTTTCGTTAGCAGCCGTTTACCATTACTTAAACTGCCTCAAGATGTGTTAGATGTGTTACGTTTAGGTAAAATTGAATACACTAAAGCAACTGCTATTGCCCGCGTCAAGAATGACCTAGAAAGAAAGGCACTGATGGAAGCTGCAATAACAGAAAATCTATCTTTAGTACAGATTAATGAGCGAATTAAATCATTTCGCACAAGTGATTCACAGCCAACTTCTCTAAAGGAACGTTACAAGCAGGTATCAACTAGATTGCAAAAAGCGCCTGTTTGGGAGAATCCTAAAAAACAAAAAGCTTTAGAAAAATTGCTTGTTCAAATTGAATTGCTTTTAAATGAGAATTCATCTGAGTGA
- a CDS encoding glutathione S-transferase family protein encodes MAIAPLSWQELESLTDYQIDSVNGLTNAKARLRLFGQPESDVRVTLYRDNHAWCPYCQKVWLWLEEKQIPYRIEKVTMFCYGEKESWYKRKVPSGMLPAIELDGRIIKESDDILIALEKVFAPLSQGMEDLTVLPLRRLERLLFRAWCVWLCSRAASSQQEQRNREQFIGVVARVESALGRTPSPYFLDSFGIVDVIFTPYLERMNASLYYYKGYSLRSENPRLSAWFAAMESRATYCGTQSDFHTHVHDLPPQMGGCWENGETQMLLNKARVDNGPWFGLPDVSYPEPENSRMEALQRTIEHRINIIRVNPLDDKLFDQALRCALTHMMLGEDCVPPSGSDVALRYLRDRINVPRDMSIYAAKRLRESLEKTAALVGDGQPAPIPTEHRRDQDPSNFAIK; translated from the coding sequence ATGGCGATCGCACCCTTAAGCTGGCAAGAACTAGAAAGCCTCACAGATTATCAAATAGATAGCGTTAATGGTCTCACCAACGCTAAAGCCCGGTTGCGGTTGTTTGGTCAACCGGAATCTGATGTGCGGGTAACGCTGTACCGCGATAACCACGCTTGGTGTCCTTACTGCCAAAAAGTTTGGTTGTGGCTAGAGGAAAAACAGATCCCCTATCGGATCGAAAAAGTGACAATGTTCTGCTATGGGGAGAAAGAGAGTTGGTACAAACGTAAGGTACCATCAGGAATGCTTCCCGCGATCGAGCTAGATGGACGGATTATTAAGGAAAGTGATGACATTTTGATCGCTTTAGAAAAGGTTTTTGCTCCATTGAGCCAAGGGATGGAAGACCTGACGGTGCTTCCTCTACGTCGATTAGAACGACTTTTATTTAGAGCTTGGTGCGTTTGGCTGTGTTCAAGAGCTGCTTCCTCTCAACAAGAACAACGTAACCGAGAACAATTTATCGGAGTGGTGGCTAGGGTCGAGTCAGCTCTGGGTCGCACCCCAAGCCCTTACTTTTTAGATAGCTTCGGCATCGTCGATGTCATTTTTACACCCTATCTCGAACGGATGAATGCGAGCCTTTACTATTACAAGGGCTACTCGCTGCGTTCGGAAAACCCTCGCTTGAGCGCATGGTTTGCGGCAATGGAAAGCCGAGCGACCTACTGCGGTACCCAGAGCGACTTTCACACCCATGTACATGATTTGCCCCCCCAGATGGGGGGCTGCTGGGAAAATGGCGAAACCCAGATGCTTCTCAATAAAGCGCGGGTGGATAACGGCCCCTGGTTCGGGCTACCAGATGTTAGTTATCCAGAACCGGAAAACTCCCGCATGGAAGCTCTTCAACGAACTATCGAACATCGCATCAACATTATCCGAGTTAACCCCTTAGATGATAAATTGTTTGATCAAGCCCTACGTTGTGCTTTAACACACATGATGCTCGGTGAAGACTGTGTACCTCCATCGGGATCTGATGTTGCTCTACGATATTTACGCGATCGCATTAATGTACCGCGAGATATGTCCATCTATGCAGCCAAGCGATTGAGGGAATCCTTGGAGAAAACCGCAGCCCTTGTAGGTGATGGGCAACCAGCCCCCATTCCCACTGAGCATCGACGAGATCAAGACCCGTCTAACTTTGCCATCAAGTAG
- a CDS encoding Rpn family recombination-promoting nuclease/putative transposase, whose product MIDHDRLFKELLSTFFVEFLDLFLPQVASQIDRDSIQFLPQEVFTDVTSGERKEIDLLAQVRYQQQETYFLIHVENQSSTQSEFPKRMFKYFARLLEKYDLPIYPVVIFSFDEPLRAEPQNYRITFADLNVLEFQFAAIQLNRLSWRDYLTQPNPVAAALMAKMNIPASERPFVKAECLRLLATLKLDPARMQLISGFVDTYLRLDPMEEQAFQTVIDTMGLAQREEIMEIVTSWEQKAAQKTREEIALNLLQREMVIEEVAQVTGLNIEQVQELQAQVSQENQSQ is encoded by the coding sequence ATGATTGACCATGATCGCCTCTTTAAAGAATTATTATCTACATTTTTTGTTGAGTTTCTCGATTTGTTTCTACCTCAAGTAGCCAGCCAAATAGACCGGGATTCCATTCAGTTTTTACCCCAGGAAGTATTTACTGATGTTACCTCTGGAGAGAGAAAAGAAATTGACTTACTCGCACAGGTGCGTTACCAGCAGCAGGAGACTTATTTTTTAATTCACGTTGAAAATCAGTCTTCTACTCAGTCAGAATTTCCCAAGCGGATGTTTAAATATTTTGCACGTCTTTTAGAGAAATATGATTTACCGATTTACCCAGTGGTAATTTTTTCATTTGATGAACCACTACGCGCCGAACCTCAAAATTATCGTATTACATTTGCTGATTTAAATGTTCTGGAATTTCAGTTTGCAGCAATTCAATTGAATCGTTTGAGTTGGCGGGATTATTTAACACAGCCAAATCCAGTGGCAGCAGCGTTAATGGCGAAGATGAACATTCCTGCATCAGAACGTCCCTTTGTGAAGGCGGAATGTTTACGATTGCTAGCGACGCTTAAGTTAGATCCAGCGCGAATGCAATTAATTTCTGGATTCGTTGATACATATCTGCGCCTAGATCCAATGGAAGAACAAGCATTTCAAACAGTCATAGATACAATGGGGTTAGCACAACGGGAGGAAATTATGGAAATTGTTACTAGTTGGGAACAAAAAGCTGCCCAAAAAACAAGAGAAGAGATTGCATTAAATTTACTGCAAAGAGAAATGGTTATAGAGGAAGTCGCACAAGTAACGGGTCTAAATATAGAACAAGTACAGGAGTTACAGGCACAGGTGTCTCAAGAAAATCAATCACAGTAA
- a CDS encoding MGMT family protein, whose product MKKVEEINLERGHGIEGDINANSSSPRQVLVVRYENIVNLAIPPGGLRENIVIAEIKSENFVPGSLISFNSGAAVRLTFYCEPCKRIAHLVDSLKTIQYQRGVLGVVINSGTINVGNNVQIQTDKFPALSEKPYERFLDFIAKVPSGKLVNYKQIIQAIGVDNSYLRAIPIYIKKTSADDYPIHRILDSQGYLIKYAPNQKHKLESEDIQILNNLDLATSSIRYSVDPNKYLDKDINLYLD is encoded by the coding sequence ATGAAAAAAGTTGAGGAAATCAACTTAGAAAGAGGTCATGGTATTGAAGGAGATATCAATGCAAATTCCAGTAGTCCTAGACAAGTCTTAGTTGTGAGATATGAAAATATTGTAAATTTAGCAATTCCACCAGGAGGATTACGAGAGAATATTGTCATAGCTGAGATAAAATCTGAGAACTTTGTTCCTGGTTCTCTCATAAGTTTTAATAGTGGGGCTGCTGTTCGTTTAACTTTTTATTGTGAACCGTGTAAGCGCATAGCTCATTTAGTTGATTCCTTAAAAACTATTCAATATCAAAGAGGAGTTTTAGGTGTAGTTATTAATTCTGGTACGATTAATGTTGGAAATAATGTTCAGATTCAAACTGATAAATTTCCAGCATTATCTGAAAAACCTTATGAACGCTTCCTTGATTTTATAGCAAAAGTTCCATCAGGTAAATTAGTAAATTACAAGCAGATTATTCAAGCTATTGGAGTAGACAATAGTTATCTCAGGGCTATTCCAATATATATTAAAAAAACATCTGCCGATGATTACCCAATTCATAGAATTTTAGATTCTCAAGGTTATTTAATAAAATATGCTCCTAATCAAAAGCATAAATTAGAGTCTGAAGATATTCAAATTCTGAATAATTTAGATTTAGCTACTAGCTCAATTAGATATTCTGTAGATCCTAATAAATATTTAGACAAAGATATCAATCTTTATCTTGATTAA
- a CDS encoding aminoglycoside phosphotransferase family protein, whose amino-acid sequence MTSTPDKSRLENSINAACKVARQQGLKFDQAVVLQDRSNLVIHLRPAPVVARIATTTGTVRLGDTWFATEVAVASYLTAADAPVIAPTNLIQPGPHQHNGLVLSFWEFVEQVDELPDAAIAGFALRQCHEALVEFVGELTVLAPLRESEQMLCTLISQGAFSFSDSQMLQAVNHNLKSRFEQLQLPMQPLHGDSNFSNVLNTTRGVLWTDWEDTFIRLVRKFQSQTVQSFGAKL is encoded by the coding sequence ATGACTAGTACACCTGACAAGTCTCGTCTAGAAAACTCAATCAATGCAGCTTGTAAAGTAGCTCGGCAACAAGGTTTGAAATTTGATCAGGCTGTTGTTTTGCAAGACAGAAGCAATTTAGTTATACATTTGCGTCCTGCCCCTGTAGTAGCACGTATAGCAACCACAACAGGTACAGTGCGGCTTGGTGATACTTGGTTTGCAACAGAGGTTGCAGTGGCCAGTTATCTGACGGCAGCAGACGCACCTGTTATTGCACCAACCAATCTTATTCAACCAGGGCCTCATCAACATAATGGTTTAGTTTTAAGTTTCTGGGAATTTGTTGAACAGGTAGATGAACTACCGGATGCGGCTATTGCAGGTTTTGCATTGCGGCAGTGTCACGAAGCTTTAGTTGAATTTGTTGGCGAACTTACAGTTTTAGCTCCTTTAAGGGAGTCTGAACAGATGTTGTGTACTCTTATATCTCAAGGAGCATTTAGCTTTAGTGATAGCCAAATGCTGCAAGCTGTTAATCACAACCTTAAAAGCAGATTTGAGCAACTTCAGTTACCCATGCAACCGCTTCACGGAGATTCTAATTTTTCTAATGTACTTAACACGACACGCGGAGTGCTGTGGACAGACTGGGAAGATACCTTTATTAGACTTGTCCGAAAATTCCAAAGCCAGACTGTTCAAAGCTTTGGGGCAAAACTTTGA